One Paracoccaceae bacterium Fryx2 genomic region harbors:
- a CDS encoding type II toxin-antitoxin system VapC family toxin, translating to MRLLVDTHVLIWAVLEDAALPPRFRDALSDPAAEVHISAVSVWEVAIKRALGKLSVPHDLFDQAALAGCLPLPVTWGHAAAVEALPPHHADPFDRMLIAQARVEGLTLLSADRHFAAYDVTLL from the coding sequence GTGAGGCTGCTGGTCGATACCCATGTGCTGATCTGGGCGGTGCTGGAGGATGCGGCACTGCCGCCGCGGTTCCGCGACGCGCTGTCCGACCCGGCGGCAGAGGTTCACATCAGCGCCGTTTCGGTCTGGGAAGTGGCGATCAAGCGCGCCCTCGGCAAGCTGTCGGTGCCCCACGACCTGTTCGACCAGGCGGCATTGGCCGGGTGCCTGCCGCTGCCCGTCACCTGGGGCCATGCGGCCGCGGTGGAAGCCCTGCCGCCGCATCATGCCGATCCCTTCGACCGGATGCTGATCGCACAGGCCAGGGTCGAGGGCCTGACGCTGCTGAGCGCGGATCGTCACTTCGCGGCCTATGATGTGACCCTTCTCTGA
- a CDS encoding type II toxin-antitoxin system prevent-host-death family antitoxin: MRIAIAEAKARFAEIIRRAEAGEEIELTRYGCAVARIVGPGPQKRQPLIGCMKGRFAAPADIHAGDAEIAALFAASEIAPR, from the coding sequence ATGCGGATTGCCATAGCCGAGGCCAAGGCCCGGTTTGCCGAGATCATCCGCCGGGCCGAGGCGGGCGAAGAGATCGAGTTGACCCGGTATGGCTGCGCGGTGGCCCGCATTGTGGGTCCGGGGCCGCAGAAGCGCCAGCCCCTGATCGGCTGCATGAAGGGCCGCTTTGCCGCGCCTGCCGACATCCACGCGGGCGATGCCGAGATCGCGGCCCTGTTCGCCGCAAGCGAGATCGCGCCGCGGTGA
- a CDS encoding tyrosine-type recombinase/integrase gives MVAQRLPLPAPATLSTEDEAALSALYRRGTPANTLRAWERDLAYIAAWKAAVFGRPLGWPEEERVALRFVLDHTIDLTDTPGPAQDAALELIARGLRLGLACPASATLDRRIASWRAFHRMKNLASPFEAPLLKQARAQGRKAAARPRRPKSPRPVTREVLEQVLASCDDSLRGLRDRAILSLGFASGGRRRSEITSLCREDVGTEDYAEKGLLWLRLLETKTTAKGDAPRLPLKGRAARAVIGWIEAARITDGPLFRPVSTADRALDRKLSPDAIRTILRHRLKLAGLPEDYATPHGLRSGFLTQAALDGAPLAAAMQLSLHRSAIQAQKYYADVEISDNPATNLLGD, from the coding sequence ATGGTTGCGCAACGTCTGCCCCTGCCCGCCCCCGCCACCCTCTCGACCGAGGACGAGGCGGCGCTGAGCGCACTTTACCGGCGCGGCACGCCCGCGAACACCCTGCGGGCATGGGAGCGCGACCTGGCCTACATCGCCGCGTGGAAGGCGGCCGTGTTCGGCAGGCCGCTCGGCTGGCCCGAGGAGGAGCGGGTGGCGCTGCGCTTCGTGCTCGATCACACCATCGACCTGACCGACACGCCCGGCCCGGCGCAGGATGCGGCGCTGGAGTTGATTGCGCGGGGGCTGCGGCTCGGCCTTGCCTGCCCCGCCAGTGCGACGCTGGACCGGCGGATCGCCTCGTGGCGGGCGTTTCACCGCATGAAGAACCTCGCCTCGCCGTTCGAGGCGCCGCTTCTGAAGCAGGCCCGTGCCCAGGGCCGCAAGGCGGCCGCCCGGCCAAGGCGGCCGAAATCGCCGCGCCCGGTGACGCGCGAGGTGCTGGAACAGGTGCTGGCCAGTTGCGACGATTCCCTGCGCGGCCTGCGCGACCGGGCGATCCTGAGCCTCGGCTTCGCCTCGGGCGGGCGGCGGCGGTCAGAGATCACCAGCCTTTGCCGCGAGGATGTCGGCACCGAGGACTATGCCGAAAAGGGCCTGCTCTGGCTGCGGCTGCTGGAAACCAAGACCACCGCCAAGGGCGACGCGCCGCGCCTGCCGCTGAAGGGCAGGGCGGCGCGGGCGGTGATCGGCTGGATCGAGGCGGCCCGCATCACCGACGGCCCGCTGTTCCGCCCGGTCAGCACCGCCGACCGCGCGCTGGACCGCAAGCTGTCGCCCGACGCGATCCGCACCATCCTGCGCCACCGGCTGAAGCTGGCGGGCCTGCCCGAGGATTACGCGACGCCGCACGGGCTGCGCTCGGGCTTCCTGACGCAGGCGGCACTGGATGGGGCGCCCCTCGCGGCGGCGATGCAGCTGTCGCTGCACCGATCGGCCATCCAGGCGCAGAAATACTATGCCGATGTGGAAATCAGCGACAACCCGGCGACAAACCTGCTGGGAGATTGA
- a CDS encoding phosphomannomutase: MPPKFGTSGLRGLVTELTADLVAAHVGAFIRSCPTGTGLFVGRDLRPSSPAIAAGVVQAARAAGLAVTDCGAVPTPALALAAMGAGAAAVMVTGSHIPADRNGLKFYTPAGEITKAHETAILEALQQPAAPAAPGPVPVADGGAGAAYVARYVTAYGPDALAGLRIGVYSHSSVGSDPLLAALAALGAAVTDLGRSDSFIPVDTEAVDAATRAQLQGWAAAGVFDAIVSTDGDGDRPLLTDAAGQVIPGDVLGQITAAALGAEVVVTPVSSNTGAEASGRFARVVRTRIGSPFVIAGMEATGGRVAGYEANGGFLLGFAADGPAGPLPPLMTRDALLPLIAPLVAARAAGLAALVAAEPARFTAADRLQEVPTDRSLALVAGLAADPRARAAFLAGLGAVEAGVDRTDGLRLMLEGGRILHLRPSGNAPELRLYTEAESPAAAGALLAAGLAALARALEA, translated from the coding sequence ATGCCCCCCAAATTCGGAACCAGCGGCCTGCGCGGCCTTGTCACCGAACTGACGGCCGATCTGGTCGCCGCCCATGTCGGGGCCTTCATCCGGTCCTGCCCGACCGGAACCGGGCTGTTCGTCGGGCGCGACCTGCGCCCGTCCTCGCCCGCGATCGCGGCCGGGGTGGTGCAGGCGGCGCGCGCCGCGGGGCTGGCGGTGACCGACTGCGGCGCGGTGCCGACCCCGGCACTGGCGCTGGCCGCGATGGGGGCCGGGGCGGCGGCGGTGATGGTGACCGGCAGCCACATTCCCGCCGACCGCAACGGGCTGAAGTTCTACACCCCCGCGGGCGAGATCACCAAGGCGCACGAGACCGCCATCCTGGAGGCCCTTCAACAGCCTGCCGCCCCCGCCGCGCCCGGCCCCGTCCCGGTGGCTGATGGCGGCGCAGGGGCGGCCTATGTCGCGCGCTATGTCACCGCCTACGGTCCCGACGCGCTGGCGGGGCTGCGCATCGGGGTCTATTCGCATTCCTCGGTGGGCAGCGACCCGCTGCTGGCCGCACTGGCGGCGCTGGGGGCGGCGGTGACCGACCTTGGCCGGTCGGACAGCTTCATCCCGGTCGATACCGAAGCGGTCGATGCCGCCACCCGGGCGCAGTTGCAGGGCTGGGCGGCGGCGGGGGTGTTCGATGCCATCGTTTCCACCGATGGCGACGGCGACCGGCCGCTGCTGACCGATGCCGCGGGGCAGGTGATCCCGGGCGATGTGCTGGGCCAGATCACCGCGGCGGCGCTGGGGGCGGAGGTGGTGGTGACCCCGGTATCCTCGAACACCGGGGCCGAGGCGTCGGGCCGCTTTGCCAGGGTGGTCCGCACCCGCATAGGCTCGCCCTTCGTGATCGCGGGGATGGAGGCGACCGGCGGCCGCGTCGCGGGCTACGAGGCGAACGGCGGCTTCCTGCTGGGCTTTGCCGCCGATGGCCCGGCAGGCCCGCTGCCGCCGCTGATGACGCGCGACGCCCTGCTGCCGCTGATCGCGCCGCTGGTGGCGGCGCGCGCCGCAGGGCTGGCCGCCCTGGTCGCGGCAGAGCCCGCCCGCTTCACCGCCGCCGACCGCCTGCAAGAGGTGCCGACCGACCGCAGCCTGGCGCTGGTGGCCGGGCTGGCCGCAGACCCGCGCGCGCGGGCCGCCTTTCTGGCCGGGCTGGGGGCGGTCGAGGCCGGGGTGGACCGGACCGACGGGCTGCGCCTCATGCTGGAGGGCGGGCGCATCCTGCACCTGCGCCCCTCGGGCAACGCGCCCGAACTGCGGCTTTACACCGAGGCCGAAAGCCCCGCCGCCGCCGGGGCGCTGTTGGCCGCGGGCCTTGCCGCACTGGCCCGCGCGCTGGAGGCGTGA
- a CDS encoding calcium-binding protein, whose protein sequence is MIFGTSDAVTVNLADSFAQTGEGEPDAIFGFENVHYLGGTGNALLVGNASDNALFSGMGNDTLEGGAGNDFLLANSGDDMLSGGRGDDILDGGTGTDTVSYLESVDGVRVNLAAAGPQLVSAGEGSDTLISIENVTGSTHADALDGNAAANLLQGMDGNDTIYGLDGNDTLTGDNGADLLQGNLGDDQLSGGAGSDDLRGGQGADTISGGGGDDRLTGALGDDLLTGGGGADMFIFTAGAPGAMFGHDRVNDFAAFEDMLVFSQAMWRGAEGVLTAAEVVDMFASVAGDNVVFNFGDYGSVTLLGASIVGLENSLVLV, encoded by the coding sequence TTGATCTTCGGGACGTCCGATGCCGTCACGGTGAACCTGGCAGACAGCTTTGCCCAGACCGGCGAGGGCGAGCCCGATGCAATCTTCGGGTTCGAGAACGTGCATTATCTTGGCGGAACGGGAAATGCCCTGCTCGTCGGCAATGCCAGTGACAATGCGCTGTTCAGCGGCATGGGCAACGATACGCTCGAGGGCGGCGCCGGCAACGACTTCCTTCTGGCCAATTCGGGTGACGACATGCTGTCCGGTGGCCGCGGCGACGACATTCTGGACGGGGGAACCGGAACCGACACGGTTTCATATCTCGAGTCCGTCGATGGTGTCCGGGTCAATCTTGCCGCCGCAGGCCCGCAGCTTGTCAGCGCCGGCGAGGGCAGCGATACGCTGATCAGCATCGAGAACGTGACCGGCAGCACGCATGCCGATGCGCTGGACGGAAATGCCGCGGCGAACCTGCTTCAGGGCATGGACGGCAACGACACGATCTATGGCCTTGACGGCAACGACACCCTCACGGGCGACAACGGGGCCGATCTTCTGCAGGGCAATCTGGGGGACGATCAGCTTTCTGGCGGCGCGGGGAGCGATGACCTCCGGGGCGGTCAGGGTGCCGATACGATCAGTGGCGGTGGCGGAGACGACCGGCTGACCGGCGCCCTGGGCGATGACCTGCTGACCGGCGGCGGCGGCGCGGACATGTTCATCTTCACCGCGGGCGCTCCCGGCGCCATGTTCGGGCACGACAGGGTCAACGATTTCGCCGCCTTCGAGGACATGCTGGTCTTCAGCCAGGCGATGTGGCGCGGGGCAGAGGGCGTCCTGACGGCTGCCGAAGTCGTGGACATGTTTGCCAGCGTTGCCGGAGACAACGTCGTCTTCAACTTCGGAGACTACGGTTCGGTCACGCTGCTCGGGGCCTCCATCGTCGGCCTGGAGAACAGCCTGGTGCTCGTCTGA